In a genomic window of Scomber japonicus isolate fScoJap1 chromosome 17, fScoJap1.pri, whole genome shotgun sequence:
- the cnstb gene encoding consortin, connexin sorting protein b, with product MSSESEPSSPQTDHWEEEEEGEPCEETPEEEEVKVEWPTGVPQASDKDLAKLSHSEGSSCPDGLVSILKRRRASLDGLPPPNEITKKQSSKRKVRFSEPEDGIEQDEVGGDSCLILLLLCLVTVVISIGGTAFYCTLVDTYSNICTDFTHNVDFYVMNMRRFFEGLGHWLNPRT from the exons ATGAGCTCAGAATCAGAGCCGTCGTCACCGCAGACAGATCACTgggaggaag aagaggaaggagaaccATGTGAGGAGACgccagaagaggaggaggtgaaggttGAGTGGCCAACGGGAGTCCCCCAGGCTTCAGACAAGGACCTGGCCAAGCTGTCCCACTCAGAGGGG AGTTCCTGCCCTGATGGTCTGGTGTCTATCTTGAAGAGACGGAGAGCATCACTTGATGGACTGCCTCCCCCAAACGAAATAACAAAGAAACAGAGCTCCAAACGCAAAGTTCGATTCAGTGAACCAGAGGACGGCATAGAACAAG ATGAGGTAGGCGGAGACTCCTGCCTGATCCTGCTACTGCTGTGTCTGGTCACCGTGGTGATCAGCATAGGCGGGACCGCTTTCTACTGCACCCTGGTGGACACTTACTCCAACATTTGCACCGACTTCACTCACAACGTCGACTTCTATGTCATGAACATGCGGCGGTTCTTTGAAGGGCTCGGGCATTGGCTAAACCCCCGGACTTAA